The genomic region acacacacacagacgcacacacccacacattcacacacacacacactcacacacacacacgaggttCATAAATTATTGATCAGCTTCTGCTcatcaaaataaatcaaaacaaatattgttcattttcttttcctccattaAATCATTAAAGAAAAGAGGATAAATTTGATTATTTCTGCTGAATTCTGTTGATTTCCCGCTGATCAGATTCATCGATCATGTTGATGTCTGATCTGCGCCCGTCTCTGGTAACAACCTTTCTTAATTCCTTTCTCTGGTGTGTGTCGCTGGTCGTCTGCTGGTAAATCACACACATGAACGAGGTCGTTGTGTCTGAAGGTCGACCTCATATTACTGACCATTAACGTTCGCTGCTGCTGTGGCGCCGAGGCTGTttgggggcggagtcactgatGCCTCACGTGAACCTTTAAGAACTGTTGGCACCCTGACACAGCTGCGTGAGGTCATCGGTGAGGTCATCGGTGAGGCTATCGGTGAGGTCATCGGTGAGGTCATCGGTGAGGCCATCGGTGAGGTCATCGGTGAGGTCATCGGTGAGGCCATCGGTGAGGCCATCGGTGAGGTCATCGGTGAGGCCATCGGTGCATCCACCCAGGGTCAATCGTCTGAGTTGATGGAGGCGAAGGGTTGCCCTCGTCTGCCCCTGCAGGACAGACCGTGAgaactttggtgttttattgaaacacgcacacgcacacacacacacacacacactgtgaaagAAGAATCAGAAATGCTTTGATGACATTTCCCATGTGCGTTAGAACACAACACCTGGGAGCCCCTGCTGGGTGGGTGGTGATAAAGGGGGGCAGGAATCATCAGCTGCAGCCAagacagcttgtgtgtgtgtgtgtgtgtgtgtgtgtgtggtcttgAAGGTCAAATACAATAACAAAAGGTGTGCCTGAGGTAAATACTCAATGGCATCAGTCATTGATTTCCAGTCAGCTTAATTGATCCTGAACAAACAGGATGATGGTTTAGGTTTAATCCagctgagagaagaagaaggaaagaagtAAAGGATGGAAGGTTAGAAGGATGGAAGGTTAGAAGGATGGAAGGTTAGAAGGatggaaaacaagaaaaacacccGTCACAAACCAGTAGATGATGGTCGCCCACACCAGTAAAACAAGCGGCTCTAACAGATGGTGTCATTCTACGTCTGCATTCTCACTGgaagaccacacacacacacacacacacacacagacacagacagacacacacacacaaacaatttATTATGAGGACTAATTCTAAAATGTCCTATTTTTCTAGtaaaactctcacacacacacacacacacactgtttttgTTGATGGAACCTCATAGAATCAACAGGAAGTTCTcaggctctgtgtgtgcgtgtgtgcgtgcgtgtttaaGGTCTttgaggttctggttctggcagCGTCTGCAGCGtagcttcacttcctgtgtgttggAGGTCTCGAGGCTGCCGATCGATCAGAACTGATGGATCCGTCCTCCGTCAGCTCCAACGCTTCTGTCACTGGTTCCGTTGTGTGATCGTTCTGATTGGTTCTCCTGGAGCTCTGAAACGGGTCCTGGCTCAGCTTCAGTGTTGATGTGGCGCCCACACCGCTCCAGATTACCGTGGAGACGGGAACGTTTCAGGAAGTGCATCAGCTGAGGAGAAGTTAAAACCCAGCGAACCCTCAGATTATCACACCGGTAACCTGAAGGTTGTCATTTCAAtccctcctctctgattggtcagagacacagaggacagtCACCAGGTGTGGTCAGGTGTTCCATGCTGCCAGGACGTTGTTGGTCCACCAGCAGGTCTGAGCTTCTGCTTCAGAACATCTGCATATTCTGACCACGTTAGCACACACAGAACAATGTGTGGATTCTTCAGGCTAATCTTCTGTGCTAATCAGCCGATTAGcctgctttattttcttcttttacagaaaacaaaaaacatttgttttcgCAGTTCTTAAGAATAATCACCAATAATCGGAGCTGATTACTGATGATTATTAATGAAGGTGAGCTTTCTGAGGGGGGTGTGAGGGGCTGAACCGCTAACGTAAAGCTAACATTCCCAGCTCTCGTTCTTAAATAAACCATCCCTTCAGTGTGATGATGCTAACTGTGTCGCCgctaaataaacaacaaaaactcaCTTATCAGGAGTCACATGACTCGTGTTGATCTAATCGTAGCCAACCAGCAGACTGATGCTAAAGCTAACTGGTCTTCTAGCATGCTTCCACTGGTTCACCTCTGACCAGCAGCGGGAAGCAGAGCCGCCATGATGGTTCCTCGTGTTTGTGCTAGCCTCTAGCCACTAGTTCCTGTTTCTGAggcgcagcagcaacaggaaccTGAACAGGCTGGATTTTCAGAATTAAAGACCTGAAATCAGCCAGTTGCTCTTTTCtgttcccatcatgcacctggATTCAGAGGAAAATGGCACCTGCCGAGCTCACATTACTCAcgtccactcctcctccccacagGCCGATGATCCCAGGACGCCGTCTCCTCCCCGCCAGGCCTCTCCTGATTGGACCGTCTCATCCAGGTGAGTCATCCTCGTTATGGTGTGTATGCGTGGGTGTGCACGTCGCCAGTGTGTACGTGCACGGCCTCTCCTCAGTATGAGGTTGTTATATACCTACAGGCGAAATGCTGCGTTGTCCTGGAGTCactctgttgtcatggcaacataCCTGCTGCTAATGTGCGATTATTAGCTCGTTAGTGCTGAGTGAGGTCGTAATCATGACGAGCTGTGATCAATCGTTCATGTTTCCGTGGTGGTTGGAGATTATGGGATGTTTTTACAGAGCGATGTTGTTTCAGTAGTTTTGCCCTAACGGTCAGGAGGTCTGTGTTCagtaacaggaagtggcttcagctccacttcctgttgtttctggacgTTGGGGAGGTCTCCCCAAACCTGCTGCTTCATGTCTTGAGCTGTAAAAACCTTCAGGAGAAACGTGTTTGTTCTTCATCTGATATTTCGGTCACTTCTTGCTGCTCCTCGGTCGGCTGATGGATCCCAGCgagcctgtttttttgttttgaggcTATCTGCCAATCTTCAGCTCATCTACAACCTCTTTTCCTCCAGATTAAAGTTTAGATAAAAAAGCAATTTACACCTTCGGAATGATGTGAGCAGCTGCTCTCGCCTGTTGTCTGGACCTGATGGAGGCTGAACGCCCCCACCTGGGAAATAAACCCGATTTAGCCTGAAAGACGATGAAGACTGTGAGGAATTATGACCGCACGTCTCCAGTGATCTGATTGGCCAGCGAGGTCGGGGTAATCACACAGAccaggttgccatggtgacagcagCCCTGGTGAAAAGTGAGGCAGCATTTTGATGCCCCTAACCCCGAGTTTAAATCCAATCTGCTAATCTCTGATAcagaccccaacacacacacacacacacacacacacacacacacacacacacacacacacacacacgggcctgCTGTAATCTGATTatctctgagctgcagccttTAGAAAGAATGTCTGACAACAGAAATGAGAACTGATTGATCTTTTCCTGTTTCCAATAACGCATCATTGATTATTGATGGCGTCCAGATGTGGGACAGCTCCAGGTCCGGCAGACGTTACTGAAACTCAATATTGATCATTTTTTCCTGCGTCCGTGACGCCTCATCTTCAGCTTCTCGTGATAAACGAATAAAAGCTCCACTACAGGAAGAGGAACTGATCACAGGTCGGCTCCTGCGTGGGtgtctgtgatgatgtcatcaccgcAGACAGATTGAGGGTCCCTCAGCTGCACCCACATATGATCAGCCCCGCCCCTCTGGCTCCACCCACTCACACGACCCCTCCCTCAtgaccccgcccccacccctCTGCCCAGGGATTAAGGGTAGGAAAGATTATCTGATTTGAGGCCTCCTGAAGGCGCCCGAGGTCACATGACATGTCTGAGATCAGCTGAGGAAACGCTGAAGGTCTGATGTTCACATTGACTTCTACTTTTAAGGTTTTAGAGATAAAATCAGACCTGAGTTTCCACCATCACACTGGGGACCCAGCAAAGATGGCTGCCGCCCACTTCCTGTAGAAGAGCACGCTAGCAGGACAAAGATGGATATTTGTTGTCCTAAACAAAGATGGATGACAAAAATTAAGGTTGTCTAATGAAGGATGGAACAATGTACAAGGACATCTGctactgttagcattagcatgagcaCCATCCctcccacagacacacatggtGTGTTTAAGTGCACTTTTTAGATGAGCGATAAACCTGAATCACTCATCACACACCTGAGATCGCCTCCCAGACTtacctccaccctccatccgCATCTCCTCTATCCGTCTTCTCAGTCTGCCGTCCCAGGGCGGCGTTTCCTGCCTGACTCAGACGTGAAAGTGGTGAATGTGTTCCATCCGTCTGCAGGAGATAGAACCTCCATAAAGATGTCATATTTAGGTCAACGCCACACTTCCTCTGCGGCTCCGCACCGTCCCTGCAGCTCAGCGTCGGCTCATAACCGGCATTTATTCAGGTTGCTGTAAAACCAGTAACCTCAGGTGATTTTTACCTTCTGCTTTTTGTTTTGAATTAACAAAGAACCAGTTTCCTTTTCCAGAACACAAGGGCATTAGCAAGTTAGCATCAGCTAATTTAGTGATAGATTACATGGAACAAGTCCAACAATCCTCATGATCGTCCCTCAGGGAAACGTCCCCTCTTCCTGTTGACATCATCAAAGTTGATCTTTTGTCTCAGATtctgatttttcttctcttcttcttgacTCTTGTGAATTTGGGGGTTTGTGTGAGAAAGTTCAGTGTTCATCACTGAGGAATGCTGGGAAAGTTTATCAAGACTAGGGGAGAACATTCCAACTTatcacacgcgtgtgtgtgtgtgcgtgtgtgcgtgcgtgcgcgtgtgtgcgtgtgcgtgtgtgcgcttCTGACTCTCTGACCTATGTTTATAATTAGCATCTATTTGTCCTGAAGGTTGTGAGTCGTGGAAGGCGCTAGAACGTGGAACCGTCCCACCACTGACGTGGCTCCACTGACCAAGTTAACCAGAACAATATTGTTCATTTACCCTCAAACCTGGTCAACCATAAACATTTAACCTTTTAAGTGTCTTTAACATTGTTCTGGTCTTTAAGCTGCTGCCACAACACACATCTGAgcagcaaagtgaggaccttCAGTCTGGTCCTCACAACGTGTGCGAGGCTTTTAATCAGAGTTGGGTTAGAGCAAGGTCacggggtcaggggtcaggggtcaggagctgggggtggagtctgtctgtctgcaaaagtcctcacaaatattgaaacacaagagtgtgtgtgtgtgtctagagGTTTGTGGATGTTCTCTTGAGGGTCTGCAGTGATGCACTAATCCCACAGAGGAGATTaaccaacgtgtgtgtgtgtgtgtgtgtgtgtgtgtgtgtgtgtgtgacttccAGCAGGTTCAGTCTGAGTGTCGTCGTCTCATCTGTCTCAGCCTTTAAtcattccttcatcctcctttcTTTACTCTCCTTCCGTCCTTATTCTTGTCTTTTGGTTGACATGGCATCCGCAGTATCCCGGTATGCTGAGCATGAGCTCAGCCTTTTGATTGGCCCTCGGTGGTGTGATGATACAGACGCCACAGCTGAAACTCTGACCTAAGCAAAGAATACTTTATTGTCTTGACGTAGTTGCACGACCATATTTGGAGGTCAGACGGTCAATCTGTGGGTAACTTCACCTGTCTGCGGTTGTTGGTGAGGAACCAGGAACCCCTGGAGGAACCTGGAGCCCCTGGAGGAACCTGGAGCCCCAGGAGGAGCCTGGAGCCCCTGGAGGAACCTGGAGCCCCAGGAGGAACCCAGACCATGAGGCAGATTTCTCTGACCCTCCTCGTATGTCTGACTGTGACACGTCTGTGCAGCAACATACGTGTAGCACAAACGTCTCCAAAGGTTCAGTCACTAGCAGCAGCTCCCGTCTCTTCCTGGAACTCTTCTCTGTCAAACAGTCTTTTACTAGAACGTTCCGCTGTTCCACTTTCAGTCCCACTTGTCTCCATagaaacctgtgtgtgtgtgtgtgtgtgtgagtgtgtgtgtgttagaagaGTTGTTCTGAAGCAGCAGATTTTCATTTCTGATGATTTTTTGGTTTGTTCCTCCAGCgtgctctcctcttcttctgtggtgttgtTGAATCAcacgtgtgaccccccccccccgcccccgatCCAAGTGACCAGATTAGCTCACATTATTGTCAGATGatcaaacatgtttgtgtctATATTTAATCACTCTGAGTGGCAGTTTCCTCCGATTCTCCCACAATCCTCAGCTGCCCGACTTTGATGAGCTGTCAACTTTAATTGGCTTATTCTTTAGTGGTTGCCATTAGCGACAGGAGAGGTGAACTGCCACGTCCTCCTCACAGAAATTCTTCTCATCCATCCCTcaaccatccatcattcatccatatTTTCCAAATGATCTTCTGTATTTGATggtttttgtagtttttttttaatggacaaCACGCGGCAGCTTCATTTAtgtggttattttattattccagGAACCTCTGAGGGGGTCCGCCCCACCTCCAATATTCCTGTTTACTTCCTGGGAGGCTGCGAGCACTTCCTGTCTACAGGctcccctcctcacctgttGCACTTGATTCTTTCACTGTACGTTTCTGCTAagttttcctctgctgttcgCAGGTTAGCTTAGCCGAACATGCTAACTGCCCCATCAACACCTGATTTTCCAGTTCAGGTTTTCTTTATCTGTATTCACATTAAACTGAGTTGCTAAATACACACAGGGAGTTAGACGAGCAGCTGCAACGGTAGAATTCTTGAAGGGATCCAAGACGCTTTGACAGAAGATAAAACATCACGTGTTTTTGTGCTGCAACTTCAGTTTTTGTGAAAAGATGCTGACGAGCTGAAACATCTGCTGAGGATTCAGGACTTTTCAGGTTTTCACTGTGAAAAGCACAGGAAGCTGGGACGTAATGGGGCCCTCTTCTTCCTGTTGCCATAAccacttcctccttccttcatttACAGAAGCAATGTTAGCGTAGAGCATCAATGCTAACGCAGCAAAGGATGCTGGGTAAAAACTGAAAAGAGCATCTTTGTTATTTTAATGACTCGagctgcgtctgtgtgtgagagaaggTTCCATGTTCGGCACAGCTCAGAACTTCACCTCTGAGCACAGAACCCATCAGAACCAAACCACGGCGTGGAGGCGTGGCCTAAATGTGCCAGTTGAGGGTGAAAACAGAcgtgtttctctctgtttcccCCCAGCCAACGACCAGATGACCTGCTGACATCACCAGGACCCCCCCTTCATAATGGGCCTGAGCCacaggctgttgccatggcaaccggcACGGCTGTGGCTCTTCCTCGGCTGGTGTCTCTCATCCACGACGGCCTCGACACTGTTTCCCAAAGACCTGGAGCCGACCAGCGTGGTGGACTCAGAGCGTGAGTTTTATGATGATTACCAGCTCCTGAGGTCGGTCAAGGTCGCGGTTTCTACCCATTTTTACCCGTTTATACCAGTTTACGCTTGTTTAAAACCATTTATACTTGTTTATACCAGTTTTTAACCCTTTTCTTTGCAGAATCAAGGCTCTTTCCAAGTTTTCAAGGTTTACTTCAGGACAACAACACACTGAGACTGGGTCTGGACTTCCAGAGGATGATACGCATCAACCACATGCTGTATATTGCTGCcaggtcagcacacacacacacacacacacacacacacacacacatacacacacacacacactacattcACATGACACTCCAGTTCATGAATTACTTCTCCAATCCGACCCAAACTCAAACTCCATTGAACgaaggctccgcccccaacacggggggggggggagcctcAGCtctctgaggtcagaggtcgctccTCCCAGTTGTTAGTGATGTGACAACATGAAAGAGGCCGTATTCACCTGCTGAAAAGACTCcaatcgccacctagtgttgaggaggaggaggtcttcCTGTCGCCCTGCAGTTTTCTCTGTTGCACATAAACTGGGTGCACATTCAGATGCGATGCCAACGTTTAATTTTAAGCATAACGTGATTAATCTGTGCATAAACACACAGCTTCTCTGTCACAATTGGGTTATTTTACGTTGTTTCTCTGCAGGGATCACGTGTTTGCCGTAAATCTGACGACAGCCTCAGAACAGTTTGTCCCTCAGCTGGTGAGTAGAACCCGGTGATCAGCTGACCTGTGATCAGCTGACCTGTGATCAGCTGACCTGTGATCAGCTGACCTGTGATCAGCCCATCGAGGCTGAAGAACCTCACGTTCTCTGTACGATACAGAGGTTCATCTGACAGATGCCATGCAGGACATCTCACCTTTGATGGTTGTGGCATCAAAGCcacagggtcagaggtcactgctccTGGTAGTGGTTCTCCTGTCAATTcttcagagtgtgtgtagaCGTGTGTGTGGCCAATCAGCTGctgagagcagagggaggtcCACGCCTAcgtcctgacctttgacctctggctgCCGCGCGCTGATGTTTGCTGCGAtcacatcatttcctgtgttcCAGAAGCTAACGTGGCGTTCCAAAGACGTGAACAAGTGTCTGGTCCGCGGGAAGAACAGCGTGAGTCCGTGTTAACGGAGCGGCGCCGATGTTGCAAACGTGCACAGACTGACTCTGGTTGCTTTCCAGGACGAGTGCTACAACTACATCAAGGTTTTGGTTCCTCGGGACGACGAGACGCTGTTCGCCTGCGGAACAAACGCCTTCAACCCCACCTGCAGGAATTACAAGGTGGATTAAAAAGACTTTAAACTAAaagggtgacctttgacctttgacctgacctCCGCTGGCCTTCTGCTCCGTCTTTTAGATGGTGTCGCTGGAGCAGGTCGGGGAGGAGCTGGTGGGTCAGGCTCGATGTCCGTTCGAGTCGGGTCAGTCCAACGTGGGTCTGTTCGCCGGTGAGTCTGGTCAGAAACAACGACGAGCGACAAAGCCAGAACCTCGTTGGAGAAGCCAGAACTTTCACACGTGACCTCCAGCTGATGGGTCGGGATCTGGCAGCTTAAACGGGATGTTGTCGTTTCTCAGGTGGAGATTTTTACTCGGCCACCATGACGGACTTCCTGGCCAGCGACGCCGTCATTTATAGAAGTCTGGGCGACGGCCGCCCCGTCCTGAGGACCGTCAAGTACGACTCCAAGTGGCTGCGAGGTCGGTGACCTTAGCGGGGGCGTCCAGGAGCGCTAATAGAGACACATCTGTAGCGCCGCTTGGTTGGCTCCTCCCACCGCAGCCTCACAGGTGAATGCTCAGATTAACGATGATGtgattaaaagtgtttttatattCCAGAGCCTCACTTCCTGCACGCCATCGACTACGGGAACTACGTGTACTTCTTCCTGAGCGAGATGGCGGTGGAGTACACCGCGCTGGGCAAGGTACCGGACCCACGTTCCACCGCCTGCACAGAGAACGATCACCTCTGTGACAGCAACACTCAGACGCATCGTTCTCTCCCCAGGTGGTGTTTTCTCGAGTCGCTCGAGTCTGCAAGAACGATAACGGAGGTTCTCCCAGAGTTCTGGACAGATACTGGACCTCGTTTTTAAAGGTGACTCCACGTTTCTTTGATTTAACCCTGGAAAAGCTTTTGGTGACCATCACGTTTCTGTCCAGGCTCGACTAAATTGTTCCGTTCCTGGAGATTCCTTCTTCTACTTTGATGTTCTTCAGTCTCTAACCAACGTTCTGCAGATCAACCAGAGGCCCGCTGTGGTCggagtcttcaccactcaggccAACAGGTACGCTCCACCATTGCCGTCAGGTTAAATCTATCTCAGGTTAAAAgatggacttcctgtctgctagCTTTAGCGTTGTCCTGAAAGGGGAACGCTGCCGATATTTGTTCAAACATCCGTCCTCAGCCTGACCTTTCAGGTGTTAGCTTCCATCGCCTCAGGTGTTTTAGCATCATAGCGACTGACTTCTTCAGCATTAGCCTGTAAACGTGGCATTGCTAATGTTAGCGGCCATGGCAGCATCATAGCTGTTACAGGAGCAGTTTTGATGAGTCGAGGATCCGTTTGAGTGAATTCTTGATGGGCGCTGAAGATGTTTCTGACGTGTgaatctgcctctgcagcaTTCCTGGATCAGCTGTTTGTGCTTTCTACATGGATGATATTGAGAAAGTCTTCAACAGGAAGTTCAAGGAACAGCGGGCCAATGACTTATCATGGACCCCAGTAGCTgaggagctggttccacaacCACGGTGGGTCTCGCTCACACCAGGATTGAAGCCGGCTTCGCCAGCAGTCGTTCTGAGCCATGTTCTGggttcctctgctctccagacCCGGAACGTGTGCAGGTGACGGTGCCGCCGCTGAGTACAAGTCTTCGGTTCAGTTTCCGGATGAGATGCTGACCTTCATCAAGACGTATCCTCTGATGGACGAGGCCGTTCCCTCTGTCAACGAGCGGCCCTGTttcaccaggacctccagcaggtACCACTGAAACACACATGCGTGTGAAGGATTATCCAGAAGGatcctcctccctcatccctgACGTTGGGTTTGGTTCTCACAGATCCAAACTGACCCAGATTGTGGTCGATGTTTCCGCTGGATTGACCAAGGACCGGACCGTGATGTTCCTGGGCTCTGAAGATGGCAGAATCCTCAAGGTTCTGGCCAGCACCCATCCCAACAACAGCGTGGGAAccgagctgctggaggacattGATGTCTACAACCCATCCAAGTGAGAACCTCAGCGGAATGTTCTGGTTCTCCTGTCTGGGGAAGTTCTTGTTTTTGACATTCTGAAGCTGTTTTCTGTGCATGTAGGTGTGATGTTCAGGGTCAGGAGGACCGCAGGGTTCTCGGTCTGGAGCTGGACAAAGACCATCACGCCCTGTTTGTGGCCTTCAGCAGCTGCGTCATCAGAGTCCCGTTGAGCCGCTGCGGCCACCACGGCACCTGCCGCAGGTGAGTCCCCACAAGTCAGGGGTTTCCCACAGTCATGCCCTCATCAGGGGGATGAAGATGGATGACAAACATCTAACCCGACCCTCTGGTCTGCAGGGCGTGTCTGACCTCCGCTGACCCGTACTGCGTCTGGTTGAGGACCGGCAGATGTGGCAACAGGCCACCAGGCTTCAGGTACGCGTCTCTCTCACTCCTTCAGGGTCATAAAGGTGTAGAGACatgatggatggacagaggacagaggggcaGGAACTGTTTGGCACGTGGcgcccaggaccaggaccaggaccaggaccaggaccaggacttGGGGTTGTCCAGAGAGAAGCAGCCTGGATTGATCCTGTGTTTATAACACGGTTATTACACCTTGTGTGTAGATTTTGTGCTGGGCTAATGTGGCTCTGCCccagtgcatcatgggacaACCGTTATCTGTGTGTTAAGAGGCGTTTAGGTGCCCCAACGACAGCAGGATTTATGGCCACCGGCTGTGACAGCGacctcctcctgttctgtttGGCGCTGTTCACCCACAGCTCCGCCCACAGCTCCGCCCACACTGGTGAAAATGGACCAGGGGGGTCGAGGAACACGCACGGATGGAGAGAGAACGAGTGATGAGGGAGTTAAAGAGGGCAGAGAGAGCAGATCGTCGGGTGGAGGGGGGCACCTGTAGTGGGAGCAACATCTGTTGCTTTGAGGAGCTCCTCTGTGGACGCGAAATGGGTGAAACATCGTTAAAACTTCGTTAATCTTCTTTAGCAAAACTGTCACGGCtagcagagagcagagggggCTAACGACCATGGTTATTACGCCGACCAGCACGCCTCGCTGCTCACCTTGACATTTCCTCCACGTTCCGCCTCAGATTGAATTCAGCAATATTTAATCTAATTAGTGGTTTCGGATACACATCGTCAACTAACTCCCTGGGCAACGGTATCCCATGACAACGACcgtgagaggaggaggcagcgcgTCTGGAccagtgtttttttgtttaaatccttctgtgtctgcagggcggagtttgaacaggaagtggaaggcgACCACGTGCTCAACGCTGACAGCTGTGGT from Takifugu rubripes chromosome 12, fTakRub1.2, whole genome shotgun sequence harbors:
- the LOC101065592 gene encoding semaphorin-6D-like — encoded protein: MGLSHRLLPWQPARLWLFLGWCLSSTTASTLFPKDLEPTSVVDSEQSRLFPSFQGLLQDNNTLRLGLDFQRMIRINHMLYIAARDHVFAVNLTTASEQFVPQLKLTWRSKDVNKCLVRGKNSDECYNYIKVLVPRDDETLFACGTNAFNPTCRNYKMVSLEQVGEELVGQARCPFESGQSNVGLFAGGDFYSATMTDFLASDAVIYRSLGDGRPVLRTVKYDSKWLREPHFLHAIDYGNYVYFFLSEMAVEYTALGKVVFSRVARVCKNDNGGSPRVLDRYWTSFLKARLNCSVPGDSFFYFDVLQSLTNVLQINQRPAVVGVFTTQANSIPGSAVCAFYMDDIEKVFNRKFKEQRANDLSWTPVAEELVPQPRPGTCAGDGAAAEYKSSVQFPDEMLTFIKTYPLMDEAVPSVNERPCFTRTSSRSKLTQIVVDVSAGLTKDRTVMFLGSEDGRILKVLASTHPNNSVGTELLEDIDVYNPSKCDVQGQEDRRVLGLELDKDHHALFVAFSSCVIRVPLSRCGHHGTCRRACLTSADPYCVWLRTGRCGNRPPGFRAEFEQEVEGDHVLNADSCDTSTTAHNQEAATGPAHEVGHFPDLDQRVAAHVHYTLLIACVLVAFSLGAILSGFLVSCYCSRSAAQRACRLGKDPEASLSHALSLRSLAKISGLLDTQSKEDKLDVSSPKLYSSFIPNGLSEPRACSNGLRGLVLADGELDRPQADGELSGLPTPDSTPKMSGRKAQQHRQYERNQNWNNMAEASPSCSRSNLGFMAVVGNTVAQQVFPISRHHSNSFINGTAHKAGASCTSLHLLEDKNLTGGDGAADGGGGVPQQPLPQQPLPQQPLPQQPLPQAVVDVSALDELLKHIHEVSASGTGGIKVLTSTSSSSLFPGPSSSSHHHHHHGQTRTHQYNHGHQSSQHDSSCHQPETDSQCFNNSTLPRDGFPKHLDAPAQSSSSSSSSANPSCPSSSAPLQQQVIPEQPGTSQRHSLIKMGSGGGAVPRHRSFNQRGAQHVHFIARMNTNSSCNGPPAGKVAADGGEESRRPVAASSCLTRQHSYSEGPHAQRGAVVRRTVSLKPKVPPKPLFLPNTPTSATTEAGRFDY